The Mycolicibacterium hassiacum DSM 44199 genome includes a window with the following:
- a CDS encoding MCE family protein translates to MLLTVTLVAAIVMLVVPVRKSGRITISAYFSNSNGIYAGDEVRVLGVAVGEITKIEPEPMRVKITFWVDDNVKIPADARAVIVAPSLVTARAVQLTPAYTGGPVLADGSEIPLGRTAVPVEYDDLREQLRVLTDTLQPGPDGVSSLGSLIETTADNLRGQGDDIRLTVIQLSQALSALGDHSGDIFGTVKNLSTLASALRDSDTLLRQLNRNLSAVTGLLANDPNEVGAAVVDLHAAITEVRSFVAEHRDALGTTGEKLAGITQSFGDNIDNLKQALHVFPNAIQNFINIYQPAPGALSGSLAGTNFNNPIQFICGAVQAASRLNAEQSAKLCVQYLAPIVKNRRYNFLGPLGFAPFVGAQARPNEVTFSEDWMRPDYVPPAVPSAETGSTDSHLGPESSSPPLAAETAPPIEGPPRHAVDPSQGLRGMLAPPGAGS, encoded by the coding sequence ATGTTGCTGACGGTCACGCTCGTCGCCGCGATCGTGATGCTGGTTGTTCCGGTTCGAAAATCCGGACGCATCACTATCAGCGCCTATTTCAGTAACAGCAACGGGATCTACGCCGGAGACGAGGTGCGAGTTCTCGGTGTCGCGGTGGGCGAGATCACCAAGATCGAACCGGAACCGATGCGGGTGAAGATCACGTTCTGGGTGGACGACAATGTCAAGATTCCCGCGGATGCGCGCGCGGTGATCGTGGCTCCATCGTTGGTGACAGCTCGGGCCGTCCAACTCACCCCCGCGTACACCGGCGGACCGGTGTTGGCTGACGGGTCGGAGATCCCACTCGGGCGAACCGCGGTGCCCGTCGAGTACGACGATCTACGAGAACAGCTTCGCGTCCTGACAGATACCCTGCAGCCCGGGCCGGACGGGGTATCCAGCCTCGGATCATTGATCGAAACCACGGCGGACAATCTCCGGGGCCAAGGCGACGACATCCGCCTAACCGTTATCCAGCTGTCGCAGGCACTGTCGGCGCTGGGGGACCATTCGGGGGACATCTTCGGTACCGTGAAGAACCTCTCGACGCTGGCATCCGCGTTGCGCGACAGCGACACCCTGCTGCGGCAACTGAATCGGAACCTGTCCGCGGTCACCGGGCTGCTCGCCAACGACCCGAACGAGGTCGGCGCCGCGGTCGTGGACCTGCACGCCGCGATCACCGAGGTGCGTTCGTTCGTCGCCGAGCATCGCGATGCCCTGGGCACCACCGGCGAGAAACTGGCGGGCATCACGCAGTCGTTCGGCGACAACATCGACAACCTCAAACAGGCGCTGCATGTGTTCCCCAACGCCATCCAGAACTTCATCAACATCTATCAGCCCGCACCGGGGGCGCTGTCCGGCTCGTTGGCGGGCACCAACTTCAACAACCCGATCCAGTTCATCTGCGGCGCGGTGCAGGCCGCTTCACGACTGAACGCGGAGCAGTCGGCGAAACTGTGTGTGCAGTACCTGGCGCCGATCGTGAAGAACCGGCGATACAACTTCCTCGGTCCGTTGGGTTTCGCGCCGTTCGTCGGGGCACAGGCCCGTCCCAACGAAGTCACCTTCAGCGAGGACTGGATGCGTCCGGACTACGTCCCACCGGCGGTGCCCTCAGCCGAGACCGGCTCCACGGACAGCCATCTCGGCCCGGAGTCGTCGTCGCCGCCGTTGGCAGCGGAGACCGCACCACCCATCGAAGGCCCGCCCAGACATGCCGTCGACCCCAGCCAAGGCCTACGCGGAATGTTGGCACCACCGGGAGCGGGCTCATGA